In one window of Gemmatimonadota bacterium DNA:
- a CDS encoding glycosyltransferase: MHLMDVEVLLALSPGLLFGYAYFVYPALLKLWGGLRPAPPVYPDPPEWPAISIVVPAYNEVHAIRRTLDSLLAIDYPADRRQILVVSDASSDGTDDVVREYADRGVELLRLAQRSGKTAAENAALAELRGRIVVNTDATIRILPTSLKPLIRVFQDPAIGVASGRDVSVGDLSIEANEGESGYVGYEMWVRSLETRIGSIVGASGCFYAIRLELHETLVPAALSRDFASALTAREHGLRAVSVDEAVCLVPRTSSLQREFRRKVRTMARGLETLWFKRHLLNPFRYGRFAWMLWSHKLVRWLVFLAAPVAVVAVALLAVDHVAARVMLALILAGAGLGAVALRAPEGRRLPRLVSLCGFVLTTHLAGFLAWSKALRGELNPIWEPTRRPV; the protein is encoded by the coding sequence TGCTGTTCGGGTACGCCTACTTCGTGTACCCGGCGCTGCTCAAGCTCTGGGGCGGGCTCCGGCCGGCCCCGCCGGTGTACCCGGACCCGCCCGAGTGGCCGGCGATCTCGATCGTGGTGCCCGCGTACAACGAGGTCCACGCCATTCGGCGCACCCTCGACTCCCTGCTGGCGATCGACTACCCCGCCGACCGGCGCCAGATCCTGGTCGTCTCCGACGCCTCGAGCGATGGCACCGACGACGTGGTGCGGGAGTACGCCGACCGTGGGGTCGAACTGCTCCGCCTGGCCCAGCGGTCGGGCAAGACCGCCGCGGAGAACGCCGCCCTCGCGGAGCTGCGTGGCCGCATCGTGGTCAACACCGACGCGACCATCCGGATCCTCCCCACCTCGCTCAAGCCGCTCATCCGGGTCTTCCAGGACCCGGCGATCGGCGTCGCCTCCGGACGTGACGTGAGCGTGGGCGACCTGAGCATCGAGGCCAATGAGGGGGAATCCGGCTACGTGGGCTACGAGATGTGGGTCCGCTCGCTCGAAACGCGGATCGGGTCCATCGTGGGCGCCAGCGGCTGCTTCTACGCCATCCGGCTGGAGTTGCACGAGACGCTGGTGCCGGCCGCGCTCTCGCGCGATTTCGCCTCGGCCCTGACGGCCCGGGAGCACGGCCTTCGGGCGGTGTCCGTGGATGAGGCGGTCTGCCTGGTCCCCCGCACCTCCTCGCTGCAGCGCGAGTTCCGGCGGAAGGTCCGCACCATGGCCCGCGGTCTCGAGACCCTCTGGTTCAAGCGCCACCTGCTCAATCCGTTCCGCTATGGCCGCTTCGCGTGGATGCTCTGGTCCCACAAGCTCGTCCGCTGGCTCGTGTTCCTGGCGGCCCCGGTCGCGGTGGTGGCGGTGGCGCTGCTGGCGGTGGACCATGTGGCGGCCCGGGTGATGCTGGCGCTCATCCTGGCGGGCGCGGGGCTCGGCGCCGTGGCGCTGCGGGCGCCCGAGGGGCGGCGTCTGCCCCGCCTGGTGTCGCTGTGCGGTTTCGTGCTCACCACGCACCTGGCGGGGTTCCTGGCGTGGAGCAAGGCGCTCCGCGGCGAGCTGAATCCGATCTGGGAACCGACCCGCCGCCCGGTGTAG
- the epsI gene encoding EpsI family protein: MPDWTRWLPSGVLALGCIFTLAVDRQHPMPMVRPLDQIADTLAGRAGLRGTLPEDQLAVAGVSTYLMRRFEGAVAPFEIYVGYYEQQTQGRTIHSPKNCLPGSGWEALQQTTTSVPTSAGAWMVNRYLLQRKDQRALVFYWYQGRGRVAANEYRVKWELLRDAALLGRSEEALVRIVVWLNPETPEDVAAAWATRAATDLIPEVFAALPPR, from the coding sequence ATGCCTGACTGGACGCGCTGGCTGCCGAGCGGCGTGCTCGCCCTGGGGTGCATCTTCACGCTCGCGGTGGACCGCCAGCACCCCATGCCGATGGTCCGGCCCCTCGACCAGATCGCGGACACGCTCGCCGGGCGGGCCGGCCTGCGCGGCACGCTGCCGGAGGACCAGCTCGCGGTGGCGGGCGTGTCCACCTACCTGATGCGACGCTTCGAGGGGGCGGTGGCGCCGTTCGAGATCTACGTCGGGTACTACGAGCAGCAGACCCAGGGCCGCACCATCCACTCCCCCAAGAACTGCCTCCCCGGCTCCGGGTGGGAGGCACTGCAGCAGACCACGACGAGCGTCCCGACCTCGGCCGGGGCGTGGATGGTCAATCGGTACCTGCTCCAGCGCAAGGACCAGCGCGCCCTGGTGTTCTACTGGTACCAGGGCCGGGGCCGCGTGGCGGCCAATGAGTACCGGGTCAAGTGGGAGCTGCTGCGTGACGCCGCGCTGCTGGGCCGCTCGGAGGAAGCGCTGGTGCGCATCGTGGTCTGGCTAAATCCGGAGACCCCGGAGGACGTGGCGGCCGCGTGGGCCACGCGCGCCGCCACGGACCTGATTCCCGAGGTCTTTGCGGCGCTCCCCCCGCGCTGA